Within Rhododendron vialii isolate Sample 1 chromosome 12a, ASM3025357v1, the genomic segment CACTCTAAAAAATCGACAATATGCAGTCTCTCTCCCATCTTCCCTCCCCTCACTTCTTCATTCtttccctcttcctcttctctacCCTCTCGTGCCTCACAGTCACCGCAGCAACATGCCACGTCGACGATGAGTCAGGCCTGCTTGCCTTCAAATCGGGTATAACATCAGACCCATCCGGAAAGCTCAACTCATGGAGCCCCGGTACCGATTGCTGCAAGTGGTACGGCATAACATGTGGTGATAATAACCGGGTCACAACTATAACCTTTAACGGCCAACCCGACAACTCCACCACTTTTTTATCGGGTACcatctcaccctctctctctaaactccaCTCCTTAAACGGTATTTACCTCCAAGACACCGGTACCCTTTCGGGTACTTTCCCTTCTTCACTTTTGACGCTACAAAATCTCCAATACGTTTACATTGAAAACAACAAGTTATCGGGTCGAATACCCGGAAACATAGGTGACTTAACCGGACTTGTTGCGTTTAGTGTAGCCGGAAATAGTTTTTCAGGTCCGATACCGAGTTCAGTCTCCAAGTTGACTCAACTGATTCAGCTCAAATTCGGTGGAAATCTTCTCACTGGCACCATACCCATCGGAATTCAGCAGCTTAAAAACCTGACCTTTCTTGATTTGGGCCCGAACCGACTCACCGGAACCATACCCGATTTTTTCTCATCCTTAACTGAACTCAGAATTCTTAGACTTTCTCACAACAAATTGTCAGGGACAATTCCGCCTTCAATTTCATTACTTTCATCTAATCTTATTTACCTAGAGCTAGGCCACAATGCTCTAACTGGACAAATCCCAAATTTTCTTGGCAAATTCCACGGACTTGACACCTTGGATCTCTCTTGGAACAGATTATCTGGAACCGTGCCAAAAAGCTTCGGGAACCTCACCAAAATCTTCAATCTTGATCTATCTCACAATATTCTTGTCGACCCATTTCCTGAAATGAATGTGAAAGGCATTGAATCACTGGATTTATCATACAATGGATTTCACTTGGGGGAAATTCCCAAATGGGTTACTTCTTCGACTATAATATATTCTCTCAAGCTAGCAAAATGTGGGATCAAGACCAATTTAGACAATTGGAAGCCAGTGGAGACTTATTTCTACGACTACATTGATCTTTCAGAGAATGAAGTATCGGGCAGCCCAGTTGGGCTACTGAACCGAACCAATTACTTGGTGGGTTTTTGGGTTGAAGGTAATCGGGTACGGTTCAATATGGAGAGCTTGAAATTTCCCAAGACATTGAAGTACTTGGATTTGTCGAGGAATTTGGTCTTTGGGAAATTGCCAGTGGCCATTTCTGGGCTTGAGAAGATGAATGTCAGTCATAACCATTTGTGTGGAAAGATCCCGGCGACGAAGTTTCCGGCGAGTGCATTTGTTGGGAATGATTGTCTATGTGGTCCTCCGTTGCAACCCTGCAAAGTGTAGAGCAACTTTACTAAGGCAGTGTTGGCTTTGTTGTAATGACCATATTAGAAATAAAATGGTGATTTCCTAAAATTCCTAGTAGAATGATCCATTCATTTCATACGGAGCTTTACTTGGGCCTTATTACtaggagtgattattcagttCTCTTAGAGCAGCAGTGATTATTCAGTTCTCTTAGAGCAGCGGCACATTGTCATTCTCCACCAAAATTTTGTGGGATGTTTGGTGGAGAAGGTCATGAAGTACCGCGTGACGATTTTTCAAGTAATAATTTTTCACCTAGCAAACAGTGTGATCAAGGTGTTCGTAAATTTGTCCAAATGTTCTAAATTATCACTAAGAATGACCATTCATCTACATTGATGAACAACAAATTGTGCACGGCAGTGTTTGCTTTGTTTATTGATTCTAGAATGGGCATTTGATCACTCAcctatttttcttgttgaaCTTATTTCTCTAAATTGATGAATAATTTTGTTTATAGACTTTCATTAAATAACAATTCCATTTCCAACAAACACTTGACTTAAAAATTTGGAGGATAATGAAGACAATTTGGTGAATAAGAACATAAGATTTTGTGCTTTGTCTTCTTTCAAAAAAGAGTTACATTTTTAATAGTCATATTCCTAGTCACATAGTACTTCAGTAAGACCTTTGGTTCTGCTCTTAATCTTGGCACTTACAAACCTGTGCTGTTGTCGTTCACTCCAATTatggaggggggggggggtgctgTGCCCGAATTCTGGGCCCACTTCAGTCTCGCTTCGATGATCGGAAGCATTTACttcgtagagcttgtcgagtagaacaactatgcaaaaaatcagcttaattggatatcattaagtgcctgatcggaacccatataactctcggtccatgggttatagtagatttgatccagtgtttcggatccattcttttcaagataaaaaggttccaatcaagcacttaatgatatccaattaagctgatttttggtatagttcttctactcgacgagctctacgaagtgaacgcttccgatcatcggagcgagaccgaaGTGGGTCCAGAATTCGGGCACAGTAGCGCGCTGTATGTCAGTATTAAGTTAGCTCATGTTGTTATATCTTTGCCCATTATTTAAGTGAGATAGCTCTTGTTTCCCTCTAGTGGTGTATGGGTTAGGGGATAACTTCACTCACTCATAATTAACTTTAGAagagtgctagggacaaagaaaatagacaaagaattgacccttaaagtgtacatgaacggcttagattcactgtgcagtgcatctgaaccgttcatgtacactttaaggatcAATTCTTTGCCTATTTTCTTTGCACGTAGCATTTCTCTTAACTTTGAAGTACGTATACCACTAAGACATTTTGGGACACTGCGATCGATCAACAATACAAATATAAGTTATTTGGGGGTAAATAcgaaatatttaaaaaagtGTAGGCTGAAATTCGTAAATGTAAGAATGTATATCCTGGTAACCATCAGAATGTAACCACCCCATAATCTGAATCTGTATCAAACCAACCTCAGCATCTCCGGCAACAATAAGAATTAAGAACAggtacccatctctctctctctctctctctctctctctctctctctctctctctctctctctctctctgttcggttCTCTCTGgtcatctatctctcttcctttaATTAATGTTGTGAACTATTTTAATCTAAGTTTTCATACTTTACTCATGTTGTGAACTATGACGCTTTTTACTTGGGATTCTGGGAAGGTATCGATCAACCAACCGTTTGTTTGTTGACTTGTTCAACTTAAGATatcaaatgccaaaaaaatacacacacacaaaatagtATACAATCAGCACGAATGAAAAATTGTACAATTCGTAGAGTTTTCTAAGGATCGTGTCTCAGACATCACATAATATGATCAGGTAAAAGCGAGCCACTAGACCAACCCTTGGTCTTGCTATAAAAGCTTTTAAGTCATAAACCCAAAGAACAAGGTCGATCCACTAGACCAACCCTTTGGGTCAAGTCGTAAGTTTGAGTTGATGGAGCAGCGGTTGATCTTTTGTAGCTTGTAATCTAACTAACTAACCTCTAACGtgcttttcaaaagaaaaaccaaacaaacactAACCCTTCCTATGGCCCCCTGAACAAAAAACACCGAGAGAACATATATAGACGTGTAATTTCAATACTAAAACTGGTAATAACACTGTTTTGGAACAACTATATTACTGTATGTCTGTATAAAGCATTAAAGCAAAACCGAAAACAACGTGAAACAGCTATATTATGTCGAAAGGTAACTCATATTGTGGCCTTATGAACCATGGTCAGGGGACCTTCCAAGTGAATGTAGTCGTACATGAGATACCGCCAAGGTGATTGTCCCCTTGCCTGTGTCAAATAAATCGTATTCTCCCCCTTCGCCAATACAGCATTTGGAATCTCCACATTAAACAGCCAATATAGTCCGTGGATGCCGTGTCTAAACACTGCGTTGTCCCTCCCAATTAGTCCGCTTGAAAACAGAGGTCgctttgtgtttggatcgttAACACGAACCTAGAAGcgttattttatttagtaaagGGTTAATGTTACATGAAGAAAGAAACATATTCAGTAGTGGTTTTAAGTTGATGTTTTGTACCTGCAATTCGCCTTGATTTGCAGATGCTAGTGCCACTTTTAATTTGTAGGTTCCGGTTTCATCCACCCTGTCGAGTTTGAACCTGATCTGCCATGTGGTTCCTTGAAGCGTGTTGTCATTTTTCCTCCTGCAAATGCAAATACCAAAACTTAGAAGTAAATAAGAATAACTGAGATTGCTCCGAGTTTGTTAATGTCGGAACTTCCATCAGTTCAAAGCAAGAACAAATGGTGTGACTAACTGAAATTAGCCTCCTTTGGCGATAAGTGGAGAACATGAAAATTGAACCTAGTTTGTCGATACTTGAAAATTCTATCAGTTAAAACCGA encodes:
- the LOC131311563 gene encoding DNA damage-repair/toleration protein DRT100-like, translating into MQSLSHLPSPHFFILSLFLFSTLSCLTVTAATCHVDDESGLLAFKSGITSDPSGKLNSWSPGTDCCKWYGITCGDNNRVTTITFNGQPDNSTTFLSGTISPSLSKLHSLNGIYLQDTGTLSGTFPSSLLTLQNLQYVYIENNKLSGRIPGNIGDLTGLVAFSVAGNSFSGPIPSSVSKLTQLIQLKFGGNLLTGTIPIGIQQLKNLTFLDLGPNRLTGTIPDFFSSLTELRILRLSHNKLSGTIPPSISLLSSNLIYLELGHNALTGQIPNFLGKFHGLDTLDLSWNRLSGTVPKSFGNLTKIFNLDLSHNILVDPFPEMNVKGIESLDLSYNGFHLGEIPKWVTSSTIIYSLKLAKCGIKTNLDNWKPVETYFYDYIDLSENEVSGSPVGLLNRTNYLVGFWVEGNRVRFNMESLKFPKTLKYLDLSRNLVFGKLPVAISGLEKMNVSHNHLCGKIPATKFPASAFVGNDCLCGPPLQPCKV